One stretch of Variovorax sp. TBS-050B DNA includes these proteins:
- the cyaY gene encoding iron donor protein CyaY codes for MTDTEYMDRAEAALAAIEQSCDRINDTTDADIDNQRVGGMITISFKNGSQLIVNLQKPLQEIWLAARSGGYHYRHDGQAWVDTKTGEEFFGNLSREASLQAGQPLEFRAAAA; via the coding sequence ATGACCGACACCGAATACATGGATCGCGCCGAGGCCGCACTCGCGGCCATCGAGCAAAGCTGCGACCGCATCAACGACACGACCGACGCCGACATCGACAACCAGCGCGTGGGCGGCATGATCACGATCTCGTTCAAGAACGGCAGCCAGCTGATCGTCAATCTGCAGAAGCCGCTGCAGGAGATCTGGCTCGCCGCGCGTTCGGGCGGCTACCACTACCGCCACGACGGCCAAGCCTGGGTCGACACGAAGACCGGCGAGGAATTCTTCGGCAATCTCTCGCGCGAGGCGAGCCTGCAGGCCGGGCAGCCGCTGGAATTCAGGGCGGCCGCGGCCTGA
- a CDS encoding type 4a pilus biogenesis protein PilO, producing MASNRPSQKLDVGAALRDFGDQFRNLNPNDPSMWPPVPRYALCVAVTALVLVALWFVWLTNSNDELESERAKEVALRADYQKKVALAANLDLLKKQREQVQQYVTLLEKQLPSKAEMDALLSDINQAGLGRSLQFELFRPGQVSVKDYYAELPIAVRVTGRYHDIGAFAADVAGLSRIVTLNNLTISPQKDKDGTLTMDATARTYRYLDDEERAAQKRASAPKAKK from the coding sequence ATGGCAAGCAATCGCCCCTCTCAGAAACTGGACGTCGGCGCGGCGCTGCGCGACTTCGGCGACCAGTTCCGCAACCTGAACCCGAACGACCCCTCGATGTGGCCGCCGGTGCCGCGCTACGCCCTGTGCGTGGCGGTGACGGCGCTGGTGCTCGTCGCGCTGTGGTTCGTCTGGCTCACCAATTCGAACGACGAGCTCGAGAGCGAGCGCGCGAAGGAAGTCGCGCTGCGCGCCGACTACCAGAAGAAGGTCGCGCTGGCCGCCAACCTCGACCTGCTGAAGAAGCAGCGCGAGCAGGTGCAGCAGTACGTGACGCTGCTCGAGAAGCAGCTGCCCAGCAAGGCCGAGATGGACGCCCTGCTGTCGGACATCAACCAGGCGGGCCTCGGCCGCAGCCTGCAGTTCGAGCTGTTCCGCCCGGGTCAGGTGTCTGTCAAGGACTACTACGCCGAACTGCCGATCGCGGTGCGCGTGACCGGGCGCTACCACGACATCGGCGCCTTCGCGGCCGACGTCGCGGGCCTCTCGCGCATCGTGACCCTGAACAACCTGACGATCTCGCCGCAAAAAGACAAGGACGGCACGCTGACGATGGATGCCACGGCCCGCACCTACCGCTACCTCGACGACGAAGAGCGGGCGGCCCAGAAACGCGCATCGGCGCCGAAGGCGAAGAAATGA
- a CDS encoding pilus assembly protein PilM: MASFGSLFRRQNAPMLGLDVSSSSVKLVELGREASGKLVLERCAIEPLERGWITDGNVEKFDEVAEAVRRVVRKSGTRTRNVALALPPSAVITKKIILPGGMSEQELEIQVESEANQYIPFSLDEVSLDFCVTGQSTASAGDVEVLIAASRKEKVQDREGLAEAAGLKAMILDVESFASRLATSRLIEQLPGKGVDAVVALFEVGAFTTSMQVLRNQEVLYDRDQAFGGAQLTQLIVRQYGFSAEEAEAKKRSGDLPDDYGSGVLKPFVESIAQEIARALQFFFTSTPHNRVDYVLLAGGSASLPGLTSAVTRQTSFACSLVNPFDGMDMGPNIREKKVRREAPSYLTSCGLAMRRFVQ, translated from the coding sequence TTGGCTTCTTTCGGATCATTGTTTCGTCGTCAGAACGCCCCCATGCTCGGCCTGGACGTCAGCTCGTCCAGCGTGAAGCTGGTCGAGCTCGGCCGCGAAGCCAGCGGCAAGCTGGTGCTCGAGCGCTGCGCGATCGAACCCCTGGAGCGTGGGTGGATCACCGACGGCAACGTCGAGAAGTTCGACGAAGTGGCCGAGGCCGTCCGCCGCGTGGTGCGCAAGAGCGGCACCCGCACCCGCAATGTCGCGCTCGCGCTCCCGCCCTCGGCGGTCATCACCAAGAAGATCATCCTGCCCGGCGGCATGAGCGAGCAGGAGCTCGAGATCCAGGTCGAGTCCGAAGCCAACCAGTACATCCCGTTCTCGCTCGACGAGGTCAGCCTCGATTTCTGCGTCACCGGACAGAGCACCGCCTCCGCGGGCGACGTCGAGGTGCTGATCGCCGCGTCGCGCAAGGAAAAGGTCCAGGACCGCGAGGGCCTGGCCGAGGCCGCCGGCCTGAAGGCGATGATCCTCGACGTGGAATCCTTCGCCTCCCGGCTCGCGACCTCGCGCCTGATCGAGCAACTGCCCGGCAAGGGCGTCGATGCCGTGGTGGCGCTCTTCGAGGTGGGCGCCTTCACCACCAGCATGCAGGTGCTTCGCAACCAGGAAGTGCTGTACGACCGCGATCAGGCTTTCGGCGGCGCGCAGCTGACGCAGCTGATCGTGCGCCAGTACGGCTTCTCGGCCGAGGAGGCCGAGGCCAAGAAGCGCAGCGGCGACCTGCCCGACGACTACGGCTCTGGCGTGCTGAAGCCCTTCGTCGAAAGCATCGCGCAGGAAATCGCCCGCGCGCTGCAGTTCTTCTTCACCAGCACGCCGCACAACCGGGTGGACTACGTGCTGCTCGCGGGCGGATCGGCCTCGCTGCCGGGGCTGACCAGCGCGGTGACGCGCCAGACCTCGTTCGCCTGCTCGCTCGTCAATCCGTTCGACGGCATGGACATGGGGCCGAACATCCGCGAGAAGAAGGTCCGGCGCGAGGCGCCTTCCTATCTGACCTCCTGCGGCCTGGCCATGCGGAGGTTCGTGCAGTGA
- a CDS encoding PBP1A family penicillin-binding protein codes for MQETSRPKGPAKTPSSARPAWLKWLLRFLAWGFGIAAASFLAVLCVVAVALAVAYPNLPDISELSDYRPKLPLRVFSAEGILIGEFGEERRNLTPISAIPKLVKEAVLAAEDTRFYDHGGVDYKGMVRAGLANMNRVKSQGASTITMQVARNVYLSSEKTLTRKIYEVLLTFKLEHLLTKDQIFEIYLNQIYLGNRAYGFAAASEAYFGKPLQELTIAQAAMLAGLPKAPGANNPVNNPQRARGRQFYVIDRMQDAGFITAEQAAAAKKEELHLRDAADPNRLHAEYVAETVRQLMYAQYGDSTYTRGLKVYTSLVAADQAAAYKALRKGIMDYERRQIYRGPEKFVELPSDPKELDEAVDDALADHPDNGDVMAAVVLKASPKEISAVRGNGDPVQITGEGLKPAQSGLSDKAPPNIKIRRGAVIRVVKTPKNTWEITQLPEVEGAFVAMDPRDGAIKALVGGFDFGKNKFNHVTQAWRQPGSSFKPFIYSAALEKGFTPATVINDGPLFFDAGTTGGQPWEPKNYGGGYDGPMSMRTALMKSKNLVSIRILQSVGTRYAQDWVTNFGFDKEKHPAYLPMALGAGSVTPMQMATAYSVFANGGYRVNPYLVTRITDHKDKVLVEKQPPLLNETIRAIPQRNAFIMSTLLQSVTRAGTAAKAQALLKRPDLYGKTGTTNDSLDAWFAGFQPTMTAISWIGYDTPRNLGDRETGGGLSLPIWINFMETALKGVPVTELSASPPSGVVSVGGEWYYDDYAPGRGVSSLGVETQATQPAEALSGVPVAPPPPPEERSRILDLFRN; via the coding sequence ATGCAAGAAACTTCACGCCCCAAAGGGCCAGCCAAGACCCCTTCTTCCGCACGCCCAGCCTGGCTGAAATGGCTGCTGCGCTTCCTGGCCTGGGGATTCGGCATCGCCGCAGCCAGCTTTCTGGCGGTTCTGTGCGTGGTTGCCGTCGCCCTGGCCGTTGCGTACCCCAATCTTCCCGACATCTCCGAACTTTCCGACTACCGCCCGAAGCTGCCGCTGAGGGTTTTCTCCGCCGAAGGCATTCTGATTGGCGAATTCGGCGAGGAGCGCCGCAATCTAACCCCGATCTCGGCAATCCCCAAGCTCGTGAAGGAAGCGGTGTTGGCTGCGGAAGACACCCGCTTCTACGACCACGGCGGCGTGGACTACAAGGGCATGGTGCGCGCGGGCCTCGCGAACATGAACCGGGTGAAGAGCCAGGGCGCATCGACCATCACGATGCAGGTGGCGCGGAACGTCTACCTGAGCTCCGAGAAGACGCTGACCCGCAAGATCTACGAGGTGCTGCTCACCTTCAAGCTGGAGCACCTGCTCACGAAGGACCAGATCTTCGAGATCTACCTGAACCAGATCTACCTCGGCAATCGCGCCTACGGTTTCGCGGCGGCCTCGGAGGCCTACTTCGGCAAGCCGCTGCAGGAACTCACGATCGCCCAGGCCGCGATGCTCGCGGGCCTGCCGAAGGCGCCGGGCGCGAACAACCCGGTCAACAACCCGCAGCGCGCGCGGGGACGCCAGTTCTACGTGATCGATCGCATGCAGGACGCGGGCTTCATCACCGCCGAGCAGGCGGCCGCCGCCAAGAAGGAAGAGCTGCACCTGCGCGACGCGGCCGATCCGAACCGGCTGCATGCCGAGTACGTGGCCGAGACCGTGCGCCAGTTGATGTACGCCCAGTACGGCGACAGCACCTACACGCGCGGCCTCAAGGTCTACACCTCGCTGGTCGCCGCCGACCAGGCCGCGGCCTACAAGGCGCTGCGCAAGGGCATCATGGACTACGAGCGACGCCAGATCTACCGCGGCCCCGAGAAGTTCGTCGAACTGCCCAGCGACCCGAAGGAACTCGACGAAGCCGTGGACGACGCGCTCGCGGACCATCCCGACAACGGCGACGTAATGGCGGCGGTGGTGCTCAAGGCCAGCCCGAAGGAAATCTCCGCGGTGCGCGGCAACGGCGATCCGGTGCAGATCACTGGCGAGGGCCTCAAGCCCGCGCAGTCCGGGCTTTCGGACAAGGCGCCGCCCAACATCAAGATCCGCCGCGGCGCGGTGATCCGCGTGGTGAAGACGCCGAAGAACACCTGGGAAATCACCCAGCTGCCCGAAGTCGAGGGCGCCTTCGTCGCGATGGATCCGCGCGACGGCGCGATCAAGGCGCTGGTGGGCGGCTTCGACTTCGGCAAGAACAAGTTCAACCACGTCACGCAGGCCTGGCGCCAGCCGGGCTCGAGCTTCAAGCCCTTCATCTACTCGGCCGCGCTGGAGAAAGGCTTCACGCCCGCCACCGTCATCAACGACGGGCCGCTGTTCTTCGACGCCGGCACCACCGGCGGTCAGCCCTGGGAGCCGAAGAACTACGGCGGCGGCTACGACGGCCCGATGTCGATGCGCACCGCGCTGATGAAGTCGAAGAACCTGGTGTCGATCCGCATCCTGCAGTCCGTCGGCACGCGCTACGCACAGGACTGGGTCACCAATTTCGGCTTCGACAAGGAGAAGCACCCCGCCTACCTGCCGATGGCACTCGGCGCCGGCTCGGTCACGCCGATGCAGATGGCGACCGCCTATTCGGTGTTCGCCAACGGCGGCTACCGCGTCAATCCTTACCTCGTGACCCGCATCACCGACCACAAGGACAAGGTGCTGGTCGAGAAGCAGCCGCCGCTGCTGAACGAGACGATCCGCGCGATCCCGCAGCGCAATGCGTTCATCATGAGCACGCTGCTGCAGTCGGTGACGCGCGCCGGCACCGCCGCCAAGGCGCAGGCCTTGCTCAAGCGCCCCGACCTCTACGGCAAGACCGGCACCACCAACGATTCGCTCGATGCGTGGTTCGCGGGCTTCCAGCCCACGATGACGGCGATCTCGTGGATCGGCTACGACACGCCGCGCAACCTCGGCGATCGCGAAACCGGCGGCGGCCTGAGCCTGCCGATCTGGATCAACTTCATGGAGACCGCGCTCAAGGGCGTGCCCGTGACCGAGCTGTCGGCCTCGCCGCCCTCCGGCGTGGTGAGCGTGGGCGGCGAGTGGTACTACGACGACTACGCGCCGGGCCGCGGCGTCTCGAGCCTCGGCGTCGAGACGCAGGCCACCCAGCCCGCGGAGGCCCTGAGCGGCGTGCCGGTGGCGCCGCCCCCGCCGCCCGAGGAACGCAGCCGCATCCTCGACCTGTTCAGGAACTGA
- a CDS encoding lipoprotein, whose protein sequence is MLNVRQILVSAPARAALMVAGLAAAAALSACGQRGPLFLPTDPAAAQRATLPQLLTPGGARRGDSEEAAPQPAAASSAPAGNTGSGVTPR, encoded by the coding sequence ATGTTGAATGTTCGCCAAATTCTAGTGAGCGCCCCCGCCCGTGCTGCGCTCATGGTCGCCGGCCTCGCCGCCGCCGCTGCCCTGTCGGCCTGCGGTCAGCGCGGGCCGCTGTTCCTGCCGACCGACCCGGCCGCCGCCCAGCGCGCCACCCTGCCGCAGTTGCTCACGCCCGGCGGCGCCCGCCGCGGCGACAGCGAAGAAGCCGCACCCCAGCCCGCCGCCGCCAGCAGCGCGCCCGCGGGCAACACCGGCAGCGGAGTGACCCCGCGATGA
- a CDS encoding PilN domain-containing protein, with protein sequence MILINLLPHREAARKRRREAFYGALGASALLGVLIAGLGYLWFEAQISAQQTKNNFLKTEITKLEVEIKEISTLQEEIAALRARQQAVEDLQGDRNLPVHLLNELVRQLPDGVYLTSMKQDNQTVTLQGMAQSNERVSELLRNLGNNSPWLVKPELVEITSANVSLSQRDQRRVANFTMRIGLKRPTDAQKAAADKALVTRPPVKG encoded by the coding sequence GTGATCCTCATCAACCTGCTCCCGCATCGCGAGGCCGCACGCAAGCGCCGGCGCGAAGCGTTCTATGGCGCGCTGGGCGCCTCGGCGCTCCTGGGCGTGCTGATCGCCGGCCTGGGCTACCTCTGGTTCGAGGCACAGATCTCGGCCCAGCAGACCAAGAACAACTTCCTCAAGACCGAAATCACCAAGCTCGAGGTCGAGATCAAGGAGATCTCGACGCTGCAGGAAGAAATCGCCGCGCTGCGCGCGCGCCAGCAGGCGGTCGAAGACCTGCAGGGCGACCGCAACCTGCCGGTGCATCTGCTCAACGAGCTCGTGCGGCAATTGCCCGACGGCGTCTACCTGACGAGCATGAAGCAGGACAACCAGACGGTCACGCTGCAGGGCATGGCGCAGTCGAACGAGCGCGTCTCGGAGCTGCTGCGCAACCTGGGCAACAACAGCCCGTGGCTGGTCAAGCCCGAGCTGGTCGAAATCACCTCCGCCAACGTGAGCCTGAGCCAGCGCGACCAGCGCCGCGTGGCGAACTTCACGATGCGCATCGGCCTCAAGCGCCCGACGGACGCGCAGAAGGCCGCGGCCGACAAGGCGCTGGTCACGCGGCCACCGGTCAAGGGATAA